In one Arachis duranensis cultivar V14167 chromosome 9, aradu.V14167.gnm2.J7QH, whole genome shotgun sequence genomic region, the following are encoded:
- the LOC107465464 gene encoding protein FANTASTIC FOUR 1-like, with protein sequence MTIFFLYLPILLSLSLPLSFLLHIFKKHFYSLFFHVFSAFKNSFKTSNRSSSQILARAITDLSPPPPPPSKTVVVDEETDGNCKRTFCTESLGFESIEETLVDGEDKDQKITEKIEDLDVEDNRNDNRRELLRNSKAAAAALSFPPPLSSLNQKGQASFALIPVRENGRLQLNKVRIKRPEILYASREHGRLKMFLVPDQCDDDLEDEEEEEEPQQEFKVEEEEEDESTTLVSEEEEEEEEEEEEEEEEEEEGEDRVIVGDWKFNNNKIEGFMRCHHQLVNQSQNNNHHNHHHHNLNIYGVISIA encoded by the coding sequence ATGACGATATTTTTTTTGTACCTTCCTATTCTTCTTTcgctttctcttcctctttcttttcttcttcatataTTCAAGAAGCATTtctattctctcttcttccaTGTTTTCAGCGCCTTCAAGAACAGTTTCAAGACTTCTAACCGATCCTCTTCGCAAATCTTGGCGCGGGCGATCACCgatctttctcctcctcctcctccgccATCGAAAACCGTGGTTGTTGACGAAGAGACCGATGGCAATTGCAAGCGGACGTTCTGCACCGAGAGTCTAGGGTTTGAGAGCATCGAGGAAACGCTAGTGGACGGTGAAGACAAAGATCAAAAGATAACGGAGAAGATCGAAGATCTTGATGTTGAGGATAATAGGAATGATAATAGAAGAGAGTTATTGAGGAATTCGAAGGCGGCAGCGGCTGCTCTGTCATTTCCTCCGCCGCTTTCTTCGTTGAACCAGAAGGGACAAGCGAGTTTCGCTCTTATTCCGGTGAGGGAGAATGGAAGGTTGCAACTCAACAAAGTGAGAATCAAAAGACCTGAGATTCTCTACGCTTCGAGAGAACACGGAAGGTTGAAGATGTTTCTTGTTCCAGATCAATGCGACGATGATCtcgaagacgaagaagaagaagaagaaccacaACAAGAATtcaaagtagaagaagaagaagaagatgaatcgaCAACGTTAGtatcagaagaagaagaagaagaagaagaagaagaagaagaagaagaagaagaagaagaagaaggagaagatagGGTTATTGTTGGGGATTGGAAGTTCAACAATAACAAAATTGAAGGGTTTATGAGGTGTCATCACCAATTGGTGAATCAAAGCCAAAATAATaatcatcataatcatcatcatcacaatCTCAACATTTATGGAGTGATCAGCATTGCATGA